A segment of the Agromyces sp. H17E-10 genome:
CCGGCCACCTGATCCCCGGACGACTCTCGCCCGCCCGAGCAGTGCCCGCAGGCATCGCGCGACCCGAGTACGTCGGCCGTCGGGCGCCGCAGCCCAACACCGGGGGCGATCGCTACACCGCCGACGAGGTGGAGCGGATCCGTACCGCCGGCCGTATCGCCGCGGGCGCGATCGAGGCGGCCGCAGCGGCGATCCGGCCGGGGGTCACGACCGACGAGCTCGACCGCATCGTGCACGAGTACGTCACCGGTCACGGCGCCTACCCGTCGACGCTCGGCTACCGCGGCTACCCGAAGTCGAGCTGCACCTCGATCAACGAGGTCATCTGCCACGGCATCCCCGACGACACCGTGCTCGCCGACGGCGACCTCGTGAACCTCGACGTCACGGCCTACCTCGACGGCATGCACGGCGACCTCAACCACACCTTCCTCGTCGGCGAGCCGACCGAGGAGGCGGCGCTGCTCGTCGACCGCACGCGC
Coding sequences within it:
- the map gene encoding type I methionyl aminopeptidase, giving the protein MPKDAAGHLIPGRLSPARAVPAGIARPEYVGRRAPQPNTGGDRYTADEVERIRTAGRIAAGAIEAAAAAIRPGVTTDELDRIVHEYVTGHGAYPSTLGYRGYPKSSCTSINEVICHGIPDDTVLADGDLVNLDVTAYLDGMHGDLNHTFLVGEPTEEAALLVDRTREALARGIRAVAPGRQVNVIGRAIEAYAKRFGYGVVRDYTGHGVGRAFHTGLVIPHFDDPNATTVIEEGMVFTIEPMLTLGTIEWDVWADDWTVVTRDRSLTAQFEHTLVVTERGAEILTLP